In the genome of Microcoleus sp. FACHB-672, one region contains:
- a CDS encoding S-layer homology domain-containing protein: MNKGFAGISAGALVLAIGIIGEATIALVSTAQVSGDNTFRDVKPDYWATPFIQALANKGMVAGYRDGTFKPEKAVDRDEFAAMIRQAFEEKPVRSIPSGSAFKDVPEGNWAAPPIEEAYETGFMEGTPDNKFLPQKPLSRTEALVALMKGLDMSSKQPETTAKATPAPISAATANPASTPQKNQRRFIGNPLLFPIASTAMMTPFLQIASQKPIQQALTAVSSQKPAQKAVSTAPAAVVSKPKANAKLAAADVLKLYYKDAGKIPKSAVNDVAAATQANIVVNYPDAKVFNPDKLLNRAAAAAIIHQALVNQGKLEALPKNVAASKYIVDSSAKNNQAAQVPK; this comes from the coding sequence ATGAATAAAGGATTTGCGGGTATATCAGCTGGCGCATTAGTGCTAGCAATTGGGATAATAGGCGAGGCAACGATAGCTTTGGTCTCGACCGCTCAAGTTTCTGGAGACAATACATTTCGTGACGTCAAACCAGATTACTGGGCGACTCCATTTATTCAAGCCTTAGCGAATAAAGGCATGGTTGCGGGTTATAGGGATGGAACGTTCAAACCAGAGAAAGCAGTAGATCGCGATGAGTTTGCGGCAATGATCCGCCAAGCGTTCGAGGAAAAGCCGGTGAGAAGTATTCCCAGTGGAAGTGCTTTTAAAGATGTTCCTGAAGGCAACTGGGCAGCGCCTCCTATTGAAGAAGCTTACGAAACAGGCTTTATGGAAGGCACCCCCGATAATAAGTTTCTTCCGCAAAAGCCGCTTTCTAGAACTGAAGCGTTAGTTGCTTTAATGAAGGGACTGGATATGTCCTCTAAGCAACCAGAAACGACCGCTAAAGCAACGCCAGCTCCAATTTCAGCGGCAACGGCAAATCCAGCCTCTACTCCTCAAAAAAATCAACGTCGATTCATTGGGAACCCCTTGCTGTTTCCAATCGCATCGACTGCAATGATGACACCGTTTTTACAGATAGCTTCGCAAAAGCCGATTCAGCAAGCTCTGACTGCTGTTTCGTCGCAGAAGCCGGCTCAGAAAGCTGTGAGTACCGCTCCAGCAGCAGTTGTCAGTAAGCCAAAGGCAAATGCTAAGCTGGCAGCCGCGGATGTGCTTAAGTTGTATTACAAAGATGCAGGGAAAATCCCTAAAAGTGCGGTTAATGATGTAGCTGCTGCGACTCAAGCCAATATAGTTGTCAACTATCCAGATGCAAAGGTTTTTAATCCTGATAAGCTGCTAAATCGGGCGGCGGCTGCGGCAATCATTCATCAAGCTTTAGTTAATCAAGGTAAGTTGGAAGCTCTTCCTAAGAATGTTGCGGCTTCTAAATACATTGTTGATTCTAGTGCTAAAAATAACCAAGCTGCCCAAGTTCCTAAGTAA
- the pgsA gene encoding CDP-diacylglycerol--glycerol-3-phosphate 3-phosphatidyltransferase has translation MTLASWITLSRLLGVPFLLYLLHNPTPAHRWIALTIFLVAAGTDWLDGYVARKFNQITDLGKFLDPLVDKLLVLAPLLAFIELNWVPAWGVFLILARELTIAGWRVNQKTIAGANIWGKLKTVSQILAIALLLAPTPDSWKTPNLIAFWVSVAFTLISGAIYLFPPKSNQPSAAGSTLDS, from the coding sequence ATGACGCTTGCTAGCTGGATTACTTTATCTCGTCTTTTAGGAGTTCCCTTTCTCCTTTATTTGCTGCACAACCCAACGCCAGCACACCGATGGATTGCTTTAACCATTTTTCTGGTGGCTGCCGGCACAGATTGGCTAGATGGGTATGTCGCTCGAAAATTCAACCAAATTACTGATCTGGGTAAGTTTCTTGATCCCTTGGTGGATAAGTTGCTTGTACTTGCGCCTTTGCTGGCATTTATAGAACTTAATTGGGTGCCGGCATGGGGCGTATTTTTAATTTTGGCGCGGGAATTAACGATAGCCGGTTGGCGGGTTAATCAAAAAACGATTGCCGGTGCCAATATTTGGGGCAAGCTCAAAACTGTGAGCCAAATTCTGGCAATCGCGCTTTTGCTTGCACCAACGCCTGATAGCTGGAAAACCCCTAACCTCATTGCTTTTTGGGTTTCCGTCGCTTTCACTTTAATTTCTGGCGCGATTTATTTGTTCCCCCCAAAAAGCAATCAGCCATCTGCTGCCGGCAGTACCTTAGACAGCTGA
- a CDS encoding sugar transferase codes for MSYEQELHPSVTNKAKRLLDILGALVGLAIAIVFAIPVAFLMQLDNPGPILYSQIRCGYKGKKFRIWKFRSMVVGADRLKHLVNNEANGHIFKNENDPRITHVGRFLRRTSLDELPQFWNVLIGDMSLVGTRPPTPDEVERYESHHWQRLNVKPGITGEWQANGRSCVKDFEEIVRMDLNYQRKWSIVYDINLILKTIAVVLNKSGAC; via the coding sequence ATGTCGTATGAGCAAGAGTTGCATCCATCCGTAACGAATAAAGCCAAACGCCTGCTTGATATTTTGGGGGCTTTAGTTGGTTTAGCAATCGCTATTGTCTTTGCCATTCCAGTTGCATTTTTAATGCAGCTAGACAATCCAGGCCCGATACTTTACAGCCAAATTCGTTGCGGTTATAAAGGGAAAAAATTCCGAATTTGGAAGTTTCGTTCAATGGTTGTAGGAGCAGATCGGCTCAAGCATTTAGTGAATAACGAAGCGAATGGGCATATTTTTAAAAATGAGAATGACCCCCGCATCACCCATGTGGGCCGGTTCCTCAGACGTACTAGCTTAGATGAGCTACCGCAATTCTGGAACGTTTTGATCGGTGATATGAGTTTGGTAGGAACTAGACCCCCGACTCCCGACGAAGTTGAGCGGTATGAAAGCCATCACTGGCAACGCCTGAATGTTAAACCTGGTATAACCGGCGAATGGCAAGCGAACGGTCGCTCCTGTGTCAAAGATTTTGAAGAGATTGTTCGGATGGATCTGAATTACCAACGGAAGTGGTCAATTGTTTATGACATCAACTTGATATTAAAGACAATTGCAGTTGTTTTGAATAAGAGTGGCGCTTGCTAA
- a CDS encoding DUF2382 domain-containing protein: MPLYKLEDFNPSYREQAFDGEDIKGLDVYAGSSNEKIGKIHDALVDEMGRFRYLVIDTGFWIFGKKVLLPVGRCRVDVNAQRVYAMGLVSKEQAEHLPEYDESMTVDYAYEERVRGVYRTPSVEGSLPVETSAQLEAPRVRSVATPVTSEQTVANPFGSAPDEATLYNYDREPTLYQMNEQDHQKLRLYEERLVANKSRHRAGAVEIGKRVETEVARAAVPVEKDRVVIERTQLNAGQAVSPGSVDFHEGEVARVELYEEVADIKKQAFVREEVNIRKETERDMVQAEEVLRREELEVHTEGNPVVERNNRPRTDR; this comes from the coding sequence ATGCCACTTTACAAACTAGAGGATTTTAATCCTAGCTATCGCGAACAAGCTTTTGATGGCGAAGACATTAAAGGGCTGGATGTTTATGCCGGCAGCTCAAATGAGAAAATTGGTAAGATTCATGACGCCTTAGTAGATGAAATGGGGCGCTTCCGGTATCTGGTTATTGATACCGGCTTTTGGATTTTTGGCAAAAAGGTGCTGCTGCCAGTCGGTCGTTGCCGTGTGGATGTTAACGCCCAACGGGTTTATGCGATGGGGCTGGTGAGCAAAGAGCAAGCGGAGCACTTGCCTGAGTACGATGAAAGCATGACCGTTGATTACGCTTACGAAGAGCGAGTGCGCGGTGTCTACCGGACTCCCAGCGTAGAAGGATCATTACCTGTAGAAACATCAGCGCAGCTGGAAGCACCGCGAGTTAGATCCGTTGCCACTCCAGTTACTTCAGAACAAACTGTTGCCAATCCCTTCGGTTCAGCTCCTGATGAAGCCACGCTTTACAACTATGATCGAGAACCCACGCTTTACCAGATGAACGAGCAAGATCATCAAAAGCTGCGGCTGTACGAAGAACGGCTGGTTGCAAATAAAAGTCGGCATCGGGCGGGTGCGGTAGAAATTGGCAAGCGCGTTGAAACCGAAGTCGCACGTGCTGCCGTGCCGGTGGAGAAAGATCGAGTTGTTATTGAGCGAACACAGCTTAATGCTGGACAGGCCGTGAGTCCGGGTAGCGTTGATTTCCATGAAGGCGAAGTCGCACGAGTTGAACTTTACGAAGAAGTTGCTGATATCAAAAAGCAAGCTTTTGTGCGCGAGGAAGTCAATATTAGGAAAGAAACTGAACGGGACATGGTACAGGCTGAGGAAGTCCTGCGTCGCGAAGAATTAGAGGTGCACACGGAAGGGAATCCGGTTGTGGAGCGAAATAATCGGCCCAGAACTGACCGTTAA
- a CDS encoding NAD-dependent epimerase/dehydratase family protein, which yields MRILIMGGTRFIGVYLTKILVKQGHEIVLFNRGKKSAPVEGLQQIHGDRTDAAQLKEKLEKEEFDAIFDNNGRELSDTQPLAEIFKGRVKHFVYMSSAGVYLKSDQMPHKEGDPVDPKSRHKGKHETEAYLTEQGLPFTSIRPTYIYGPQNYNDLEAWFFDRIVRDRPIPIPGNGTHFTQFGHCQDLANAMAAVLGNEKAIGQIYNVSGDRYVTFDGLARACAEAVGKSPESVQLVHYEPKKFDFGKRKAFPMRVQHFFADVHKAMSELNWQPEYELIAGLKDSFQNDYLTAGREKAEVDFSTDDEILSAS from the coding sequence ATGCGAATTCTAATCATGGGTGGCACCCGGTTTATCGGGGTTTATTTAACTAAAATTTTGGTTAAACAAGGACATGAGATTGTCTTATTTAATCGCGGAAAAAAATCGGCTCCCGTTGAAGGTTTGCAACAAATTCACGGGGATCGTACAGATGCTGCACAACTAAAAGAAAAGCTTGAAAAAGAAGAATTTGATGCTATCTTTGATAATAATGGCCGCGAACTGAGTGATACCCAACCCCTCGCAGAAATATTTAAAGGTCGGGTGAAGCATTTTGTTTACATGAGTTCCGCCGGCGTCTATCTCAAATCTGACCAAATGCCGCATAAAGAAGGCGATCCAGTTGACCCAAAAAGCCGGCACAAAGGCAAGCATGAAACGGAAGCCTATCTCACAGAACAGGGATTACCGTTTACCTCTATTCGCCCTACTTATATTTACGGCCCACAAAATTATAACGATCTAGAAGCCTGGTTTTTTGATCGCATTGTGCGGGATCGCCCTATTCCTATCCCTGGAAATGGCACTCATTTCACACAATTCGGTCACTGTCAAGATTTAGCCAACGCAATGGCAGCCGTACTCGGCAACGAAAAAGCCATCGGACAGATTTATAATGTCTCAGGCGATCGCTATGTCACCTTTGATGGTTTAGCCCGTGCCTGTGCAGAAGCAGTCGGTAAATCACCTGAGTCGGTGCAACTGGTGCATTACGAACCCAAAAAGTTTGATTTTGGCAAACGCAAAGCCTTCCCCATGCGCGTTCAGCACTTTTTTGCCGATGTTCACAAAGCCATGAGTGAACTGAATTGGCAACCAGAATACGAGCTAATTGCCGGCTTAAAAGATTCCTTCCAAAATGATTATCTAACAGCCGGTCGCGAGAAAGCCGAAGTTGATTTCTCCACAGACGACGAAATTCTTTCGGCTTCTTAA